In a single window of the Aminomonas paucivorans DSM 12260 genome:
- a CDS encoding RidA family protein, which produces MKRAVSTNKAPGAIGPYSQGIAAGPFWFFSGQTPLEPSTGEIVSGDVAVQADRVLRNIQGLLEAEGLTFDDVVKVTVFVTDMAAFGAVNEVYKGFFGKVPPARSFVAVAGLPKGALVEIEVVAYKA; this is translated from the coding sequence ATGAAGCGAGCTGTGAGCACCAACAAGGCGCCCGGAGCCATCGGCCCCTACAGTCAGGGAATCGCCGCCGGTCCTTTCTGGTTCTTCTCGGGGCAGACTCCCCTGGAGCCCTCCACCGGGGAGATTGTCTCCGGGGACGTGGCCGTTCAGGCGGACCGGGTGCTTCGGAACATCCAGGGACTCCTGGAGGCGGAGGGGCTGACCTTTGACGACGTGGTGAAGGTGACGGTGTTCGTCACCGACATGGCCGCCTTCGGGGCGGTGAACGAAGTTTACAAGGGCTTCTTCGGCAAGGTCCCCCCGGCCCGTTCTTTCGTGGCCGTGGCCGGTCTGCCCAAGGGGGCTCTGGTGGAGATCGAGGTCGTGGCCTACAAAGCCTGA
- the dtd gene encoding D-aminoacyl-tRNA deacylase: MRVVLQRVLWARVFAEGVRTGEIGPGFCLLVGITHGDGPKEVEWMAEKVVHLRVFEDQEGKLNRSLLDVGGSVLAVSQFTLYGDCRRGRRPSFTEAARPEEAAGVYEAFVEALRSKGPEVQTGVFQALMRVELANDGPVTLILETERSE; encoded by the coding sequence TTGAGGGTGGTGCTGCAGCGGGTCCTCTGGGCTCGGGTTTTCGCGGAGGGGGTCCGGACGGGGGAAATCGGCCCGGGCTTCTGCCTTCTGGTGGGGATCACCCACGGGGACGGCCCCAAGGAAGTGGAGTGGATGGCCGAGAAGGTGGTCCACCTGCGGGTCTTCGAGGATCAGGAGGGGAAGCTGAACCGATCCCTTCTGGACGTGGGGGGCTCGGTGCTGGCGGTGTCCCAGTTCACCCTGTACGGGGACTGCCGCCGGGGGCGGCGTCCCTCGTTCACCGAGGCGGCCCGGCCCGAGGAGGCGGCGGGGGTGTATGAAGCCTTCGTGGAGGCCCTGAGGAGCAAGGGGCCGGAGGTCCAGACCGGGGTTTTCCAGGCCCTGATGCGGGTGGAGCTGGCCAACGACGGCCCCGTCACCCTGATCCTGGAGACCGAGAGGAGCGAATGA
- the secF gene encoding protein translocase subunit SecF yields MFDTSKWHIPFMKYRRLALGISCALMVLSLGLVIAKGLNLSVDYTGGILLQVEFPAAVEVGQVREALAGVGQGQATIQAYSDRGVIVRFQSQSGENRKQVLGALGQRFGKIQVLRLETVGPVVGEELRQQAFVALILALGGILAYMAFRFQFRFGMAAIFSLLHDVILMLGVYSLTGKEVGVSFIAAILTVVGYSLNDSIVVLDRVRENWKELRGKGIVDLVDESVNQTLSRTINTSLTTLLPVLAMYFLGGEVISNFAFAFLVGITVGTYSSIYIASAVVAEWYLRSPKY; encoded by the coding sequence ATGTTCGATACTTCCAAGTGGCACATTCCGTTCATGAAATACCGGCGTCTCGCCCTGGGGATCAGCTGCGCACTCATGGTCCTGAGCCTGGGCTTGGTGATCGCCAAGGGGCTGAACCTGAGCGTGGACTACACCGGCGGGATCCTCCTGCAGGTGGAGTTCCCCGCGGCGGTGGAGGTGGGGCAGGTCCGGGAGGCTTTGGCGGGGGTGGGGCAGGGACAGGCGACCATCCAGGCCTACAGCGACCGGGGGGTCATCGTGCGCTTCCAGTCCCAGTCCGGCGAGAACCGCAAGCAGGTCCTGGGGGCCCTGGGCCAACGGTTCGGCAAGATCCAGGTGCTCCGCCTGGAGACCGTGGGCCCCGTGGTGGGGGAAGAGCTGCGCCAGCAGGCCTTCGTGGCGCTGATCCTCGCCCTGGGGGGCATCCTGGCCTATATGGCCTTCCGATTCCAGTTCCGCTTCGGCATGGCGGCGATCTTCTCCCTGCTTCACGACGTGATCCTGATGCTGGGGGTGTACAGCCTCACGGGGAAGGAGGTGGGGGTGTCCTTCATCGCCGCCATCCTCACCGTGGTGGGCTACTCCCTCAACGACTCCATCGTGGTTCTGGACCGGGTCCGGGAGAACTGGAAGGAACTGCGGGGCAAGGGGATCGTGGACCTGGTGGACGAATCGGTCAACCAGACCCTTTCCCGGACCATCAACACCTCCCTCACCACCCTCCTGCCCGTTCTGGCCATGTACTTTCTGGGGGGAGAGGTCATCTCCAACTTCGCCTTCGCCTTCCTGGTGGGGATCACCGTGGGGACCTACAGCTCCATCTACATCGCCAGCGCGGTGGTGGCGGAGTGGTATCTCCGCTCCCCGAAGTACTGA
- a CDS encoding LapA family protein, whose product MKSYTLAVALAMLLSALYAFQNPGDVTVRFLLYERTVPQGLWEVLLFSSGVVLMWLFSLGALLEVRKKYRSQLKAAEKRAEGLEEERKSLLAAFQHRNGQEVLPQPAADPSFAGVSLADPAPLEASEEGMQGHP is encoded by the coding sequence ATGAAGAGCTACACTCTGGCGGTGGCCTTGGCGATGCTGCTCTCGGCTCTGTACGCTTTCCAAAATCCCGGGGACGTGACGGTGCGTTTCCTCCTGTACGAACGGACGGTGCCCCAGGGGCTGTGGGAGGTGCTGCTCTTCTCCTCCGGAGTGGTGCTGATGTGGCTCTTTTCCCTGGGGGCCCTGCTGGAGGTCCGCAAGAAGTACCGCAGCCAGCTCAAGGCGGCGGAGAAGCGGGCGGAAGGTTTGGAGGAGGAACGGAAATCCCTGCTTGCGGCGTTCCAGCATCGAAACGGGCAGGAGGTCCTTCCCCAGCCCGCCGCCGATCCTTCCTTCGCTGGCGTTTCCCTCGCCGATCCGGCCCCCCTGGAGGCCTCCGAGGAAGGAATGCAGGGACACCCTTGA
- a CDS encoding RNA-binding S4 domain-containing protein, which translates to MRLDRFLKLARIVKRRTVAQEMVDIGAVRVNGRGAKPSAAVKAGDLLEVAFPNRVLALRVLTEDEGSLKRGQPCFEVVEERRVDREEKPW; encoded by the coding sequence GTGCGATTGGATCGTTTTCTCAAACTCGCGCGGATCGTGAAGCGTCGCACCGTCGCCCAGGAGATGGTGGACATCGGGGCGGTTCGAGTCAACGGCAGGGGAGCGAAGCCGTCCGCGGCGGTGAAGGCGGGAGATCTGCTGGAGGTCGCCTTTCCGAATCGGGTGCTTGCCCTGCGCGTCCTGACGGAGGATGAAGGGTCCCTCAAGAGAGGCCAGCCCTGTTTTGAAGTGGTGGAAGAGCGTCGGGTGGACCGGGAGGAAAAGCCCTGGTAG
- a CDS encoding RelA/SpoT family protein — MSESQLPPSSGVVRPKSSFAQDRALRNLMESFVGRLPEDHRVSSVRLVLQELWSKAARYLDKEDLLRLGEALVFAAEAHREQKRHSGEPYVVHTISVASILADMELDVETLSAALLHDVLEDTPVGDAVLKERFGPEVLTLVDGVTKLGKLPFKSIEDYQAENLRKMFLVMAKDIRVVLIKLADRLHNMRTLQAHRRDRQLAIAKETLEIYAPLAHRLGIYQVKRELEDLSFKILDPEIYYEIRRRVRKKLPEREAIIKQALDILQQRLLEEGVEASLNGRPKHFYSIYEKMRRKNLSLDQLYDLLALRVVVGGLAECYQVLGLVHTIWKPIPGQFDDYIANPKSNMYQSLHTTVLGPSGEPLEVQIRTWEMHRLAEYGIAAHWHYKEGKQRVNQLDRRLTWIRQVLESQQDGSEPTEFLDNLKTDVLSSEVLVFTPKGEVVSVPHGSTPIDFAYTIHTEVGHRCVGAMVNGRIVPMDHVLSNGDIVRILTSPQGKPSRDWLKIARSNRTRNKIRAYFRQQDRAEREERLVRGRELLEREIVRRYPNKEVTLEGLMPQINHIGHELGYGGGEDLILAVGGGNQTPQGVLARLGVDRPHGGGEETKKEILPPPRKEVDAEIVVEGAEGVLVSLAQCCRPVPGDPITGCVTKSRGITIHRGDCPNVTAKGGDRLVTVAWGNPKQSRYVARVCLEGVDRPGFFSDVTQAIGAADGGVVGIKASVAGGTRARMSVEVQVRDVEHLYRVMARLSGLNGVQEVQRG, encoded by the coding sequence ATGAGCGAATCCCAGCTTCCTCCGTCCTCGGGGGTGGTGCGTCCCAAGAGCTCCTTCGCCCAGGACCGGGCGCTGCGAAACCTCATGGAGAGCTTCGTGGGGCGCCTGCCGGAGGACCATCGGGTCAGCTCCGTCCGCTTGGTGCTGCAGGAACTCTGGTCCAAGGCGGCCCGCTACCTGGACAAGGAGGATCTCCTGCGCCTCGGGGAGGCCCTGGTGTTCGCCGCGGAAGCCCACAGGGAGCAGAAACGCCACAGCGGGGAGCCCTACGTGGTCCACACCATCAGCGTGGCCTCCATCCTGGCGGACATGGAGCTGGACGTGGAGACCCTTTCCGCGGCGTTGCTCCACGACGTGCTGGAGGACACCCCCGTGGGGGATGCGGTCCTGAAGGAGCGGTTCGGGCCGGAGGTCCTGACCCTGGTGGACGGGGTCACGAAGCTGGGGAAGCTGCCCTTCAAGTCCATCGAGGACTACCAGGCGGAGAACCTCCGGAAGATGTTCCTGGTGATGGCCAAGGACATCCGGGTGGTACTCATCAAGCTGGCGGACCGGCTGCACAACATGCGGACCCTCCAGGCCCACCGGCGGGACAGACAGCTGGCCATCGCCAAGGAGACCCTGGAGATCTACGCGCCCCTGGCGCACCGCCTGGGGATCTACCAGGTGAAGCGGGAGCTGGAGGACCTGTCCTTCAAGATCCTGGACCCGGAGATCTACTACGAGATCCGCCGCCGGGTCCGCAAGAAGCTCCCGGAGCGGGAGGCCATCATTAAGCAGGCCCTGGACATCCTCCAGCAGCGGCTCCTGGAGGAGGGGGTAGAGGCGTCCCTGAACGGGCGCCCCAAGCACTTCTACAGCATCTACGAAAAAATGCGTCGGAAGAACCTCTCCCTGGACCAGCTCTACGATCTTTTGGCCCTCCGGGTGGTGGTGGGGGGGCTTGCGGAGTGCTACCAGGTCCTGGGGCTGGTGCACACCATCTGGAAACCCATCCCGGGGCAGTTCGACGACTACATCGCCAACCCCAAGAGCAACATGTACCAGTCCCTCCACACCACCGTGCTGGGCCCCAGCGGGGAACCCCTGGAGGTGCAGATCCGCACCTGGGAGATGCATCGCCTGGCGGAGTACGGCATCGCCGCCCACTGGCACTACAAGGAAGGCAAGCAGCGGGTGAACCAGCTGGATCGGCGCCTCACCTGGATCCGCCAGGTCCTGGAGTCCCAGCAGGACGGTTCGGAGCCCACGGAGTTCCTGGACAACCTGAAGACCGACGTGCTCTCCTCGGAGGTGCTGGTGTTCACCCCTAAGGGGGAGGTGGTCTCGGTTCCCCACGGGTCCACCCCCATCGACTTCGCCTATACCATCCACACGGAGGTGGGGCATCGGTGCGTGGGGGCCATGGTGAACGGGCGGATCGTCCCCATGGACCACGTCCTCTCCAACGGAGACATCGTGCGCATCCTCACCTCCCCCCAGGGCAAACCCTCCCGGGACTGGCTCAAGATCGCCCGAAGCAACCGAACCCGCAACAAGATCCGGGCCTACTTCCGCCAGCAGGATCGGGCGGAGCGGGAGGAACGCCTGGTCCGGGGGAGGGAGCTTCTGGAGCGGGAGATCGTCCGGCGCTACCCCAACAAAGAGGTGACCCTGGAGGGGCTTATGCCCCAGATCAACCACATCGGCCACGAGCTGGGGTACGGCGGGGGAGAGGACCTCATCCTGGCGGTGGGAGGAGGCAACCAGACCCCCCAGGGGGTGTTGGCCCGCTTGGGGGTGGATCGGCCCCACGGGGGCGGGGAGGAGACGAAGAAAGAGATCCTGCCCCCGCCCCGCAAGGAAGTGGATGCGGAGATCGTGGTGGAGGGGGCGGAAGGGGTGTTGGTCTCCCTGGCCCAGTGCTGCCGTCCCGTGCCCGGAGACCCCATTACGGGCTGCGTCACCAAGAGCCGGGGCATCACCATCCACCGGGGGGACTGTCCCAACGTCACCGCCAAGGGGGGGGACCGCCTGGTCACCGTGGCCTGGGGCAACCCGAAACAGTCCCGCTACGTGGCCCGGGTCTGCCTGGAGGGGGTGGATCGTCCGGGTTTCTTCTCCGACGTCACCCAGGCCATCGGCGCTGCGGACGGCGGGGTGGTGGGGATCAAGGCCAGCGTGGCGGGGGGCACCCGGGCCCGGATGAGCGTGGAGGTGCAGGTGCGGGACGTGGAGCACCTTTACCGGGTCATGGCCCGGCTGAGCGGGCTCAACGGGGTGCAGGAAGTGCAGCGGGGGTGA
- the secD gene encoding protein translocase subunit SecD has translation MLKRDRWRLLLVVAVAAAAALVVFPIQGRVRLGLDLKGGAHIVLQAVGTPESPITEDSIQRLLAVLRNRIDQYGVTEPVIQRQGKDRVAVDLPGVADPEAALDLIGRTALLEFRKVEGVSPEVPPGPERKNYDSDASFEQAKTRWAAAKAEVDRVAEEMKAQVAGKPGMQVARDEEGRVYLLGPVYVAGKDLKDARTAFDQFSRPVVSLKFNKEGARLFDEATAANVGKQISIVLDGIVVSAPVVQERISGGEAQISGRFSESEAQRLSIMLRAGALPVKVEVLENRSVGPTLGADSVREGIKSGLIGAGLVVVFMLLYYGILGIAADLALGISLLLVMAGMILMQSTLTLPGIGGIILTIGMAVDGNILIYERMREEYRSGKTLLAALDAGFSKALVVILDSNITTLIAAGVLFYFGSGPIRGFAVTLSIGVVAAVFCNVVVTRAILQMMLARKRSLAL, from the coding sequence ATGTTGAAAAGGGATCGTTGGCGGCTGCTTCTTGTGGTGGCCGTCGCCGCTGCGGCGGCCCTGGTGGTGTTCCCCATCCAGGGGCGCGTGCGGCTGGGGCTGGACCTGAAAGGGGGAGCCCACATCGTCCTGCAGGCGGTGGGCACGCCGGAAAGCCCCATCACTGAGGACAGCATCCAACGCCTCCTGGCGGTGCTGCGCAACCGGATCGACCAGTATGGAGTCACGGAACCGGTCATCCAGAGGCAGGGCAAGGACCGGGTGGCGGTGGATCTTCCCGGCGTGGCGGACCCGGAGGCGGCCCTGGATCTCATCGGACGCACCGCCCTGCTGGAGTTCCGCAAGGTGGAAGGGGTCTCCCCGGAGGTTCCCCCCGGGCCGGAGCGGAAGAACTACGACAGCGACGCTTCCTTCGAGCAGGCCAAGACCCGGTGGGCCGCCGCCAAGGCGGAAGTGGACCGGGTGGCGGAGGAGATGAAGGCCCAGGTCGCAGGCAAGCCGGGTATGCAGGTGGCTCGGGACGAGGAGGGGCGGGTCTACCTCCTCGGGCCGGTGTACGTGGCGGGGAAGGACCTCAAGGATGCCCGCACGGCCTTCGACCAGTTCAGCCGTCCCGTGGTCTCCCTGAAGTTCAACAAAGAGGGGGCCCGCCTGTTCGACGAGGCCACCGCAGCCAACGTGGGCAAGCAGATCTCCATCGTCCTGGACGGCATCGTGGTCTCCGCCCCGGTGGTCCAGGAGCGGATCAGCGGCGGGGAGGCCCAGATCTCCGGTCGCTTCTCCGAGTCCGAGGCCCAGAGGCTTTCCATCATGCTTCGGGCCGGGGCGTTGCCGGTGAAGGTGGAGGTTCTGGAGAACCGCTCCGTGGGGCCCACCCTGGGGGCGGACTCGGTGCGGGAAGGGATCAAGTCCGGGCTTATCGGAGCAGGCCTCGTGGTGGTCTTCATGCTCCTGTACTACGGGATCCTGGGGATCGCGGCGGACCTGGCCTTGGGAATTTCCCTGCTCCTGGTGATGGCGGGGATGATCCTTATGCAGTCCACTCTGACCCTGCCGGGCATCGGCGGGATCATCCTCACCATCGGGATGGCGGTGGACGGCAACATCCTCATCTACGAGCGGATGCGGGAGGAATACCGGTCCGGGAAGACCCTTCTGGCGGCGTTGGACGCCGGGTTCAGCAAGGCCCTGGTGGTCATCCTGGACTCCAACATCACCACCCTCATCGCCGCGGGGGTTCTCTTCTACTTCGGCTCCGGTCCCATCCGGGGCTTCGCCGTGACCCTGAGCATCGGCGTCGTGGCGGCGGTGTTCTGCAACGTGGTGGTGACCCGGGCGATCCTGCAGATGATGCTGGCCCGGAAGCGCAGCCTGGCGCTGTAG
- the yajC gene encoding preprotein translocase subunit YajC, translating into MGNAQQGGIMGMLLPLALFVVIFYFLIVRPQKKKQKAHDQMLASIGRGDTVVTAGGFFGVVRELLDDSYIIEVAEGVKMRILKGSISVKRGPEDKQPPKKGPKEKDVPEKTQEENVSSEEAPSKEE; encoded by the coding sequence TTGGGTAACGCGCAGCAGGGTGGAATCATGGGTATGCTGTTGCCGCTGGCGCTCTTCGTCGTCATCTTCTACTTCCTCATCGTGCGGCCTCAGAAGAAGAAGCAGAAGGCCCACGACCAGATGCTGGCATCCATCGGCCGAGGGGATACGGTGGTCACGGCGGGGGGCTTCTTCGGGGTGGTCCGGGAACTCCTGGACGACAGTTACATCATCGAGGTCGCCGAGGGTGTCAAGATGCGGATCCTCAAAGGATCCATCTCCGTGAAGCGTGGCCCGGAGGACAAGCAGCCCCCCAAGAAGGGCCCGAAGGAAAAGGACGTCCCGGAAAAGACCCAGGAAGAAAACGTCTCTTCCGAGGAAGCCCCTTCCAAGGAAGAGTAA
- a CDS encoding redox-sensing transcriptional repressor Rex, with protein sequence MKVAEPTVERLVQYYRLLGQLHEEGRRVVSSQQIGEMLGIKASQVRKDLSYFGEIGKRGVGYHVDRLYEHVMTILSPPRVWRIALAGVGHLGAALLGHTAFKSEKFHMEALFDVDPEKAGREILGVPCYPFEDMAAVMGEKKIEVLILSVPAAAAQACVDKAVESGTVRGILTFAPTTVVVPEGLLVYSVDISVELEKLLFYLKEKEER encoded by the coding sequence ATGAAGGTTGCGGAACCGACGGTGGAACGGCTCGTCCAGTACTACCGTCTTCTGGGACAGCTTCACGAGGAAGGTCGTCGCGTCGTCTCCTCCCAGCAGATCGGGGAGATGCTGGGAATCAAGGCGAGCCAGGTTCGCAAGGATCTTTCCTACTTCGGGGAGATCGGCAAGCGCGGGGTGGGGTACCACGTGGACCGGCTCTACGAGCACGTCATGACCATCCTCTCCCCGCCTCGGGTCTGGCGGATCGCCCTGGCGGGAGTGGGGCATCTGGGGGCAGCGCTGCTGGGTCACACGGCCTTCAAGAGCGAGAAGTTCCACATGGAGGCCCTGTTCGACGTGGACCCGGAAAAGGCGGGCCGGGAAATCCTCGGGGTGCCGTGCTACCCCTTCGAGGACATGGCCGCGGTCATGGGGGAGAAGAAGATCGAGGTGCTCATCCTCTCGGTTCCCGCGGCGGCGGCCCAGGCCTGCGTGGACAAGGCCGTGGAGAGCGGCACGGTACGGGGCATCCTCACTTTTGCTCCCACCACGGTGGTGGTCCCGGAGGGGCTTCTGGTGTACAGCGTGGATATTTCCGTGGAACTGGAAAAACTTCTTTTCTATCTCAAGGAGAAGGAAGAGAGGTAG
- a CDS encoding MBL fold metallo-hydrolase produces the protein MEIKRFPLGALWTNGYLVWDEGGHAFLVDPGGEASEVRAFLEDKGLTLEWIVLTHGHGDHIGGLPQMRPLSRCGVAIHRGDADMLLEPGKNLSTFMGEPLSFDPAERILADGEELAVGSLTVRVIHTPGHTPGGICLLVTEGEERVLFAGDTLFARSIGRTDLPGGSEELLEASLRVLAELPDELRVLPGHGPETRIGEERRNNPFWPR, from the coding sequence ATGGAGATCAAACGGTTCCCCCTGGGAGCCCTGTGGACCAACGGCTACCTGGTCTGGGACGAGGGGGGGCATGCCTTCCTGGTGGACCCGGGGGGGGAGGCCTCGGAGGTCCGGGCCTTCCTGGAGGATAAGGGGCTGACCCTGGAGTGGATCGTTCTCACCCACGGCCACGGGGACCACATCGGGGGACTGCCGCAGATGCGCCCCCTCTCCCGGTGCGGCGTGGCGATCCATCGGGGCGATGCGGACATGTTGCTGGAACCGGGGAAGAACCTCTCCACCTTCATGGGGGAGCCCCTGTCCTTCGATCCGGCGGAACGGATCCTGGCGGACGGGGAAGAGCTGGCGGTGGGGAGCCTGACCGTCCGGGTGATCCACACCCCCGGCCACACCCCCGGAGGGATCTGCCTCCTGGTGACGGAAGGGGAGGAACGGGTCCTCTTCGCCGGGGACACCCTCTTCGCCCGAAGCATCGGCCGGACGGACCTGCCGGGGGGGAGCGAAGAGCTTCTGGAGGCCTCCCTTCGGGTTCTGGCGGAGCTTCCCGACGAACTGCGGGTCCTTCCCGGCCACGGCCCGGAGACCCGCATCGGGGAGGAGCGGCGGAACAACCCCTTCTGGCCCCGCTGA
- a CDS encoding JAB domain-containing protein gives MRIRQLLPQDRPRERLLAEGASNLSAPELLAVLLRTGTRDRDALQTGAALLETYGGLRGLARIPAGELTGFSGLGPAKAAVLCAALELGCRLRREEREPETSWRDRLRDRALRVEEEEREWVGALFLDPKERCLDEQVVSYGGLDGAFVDLRFLWRRAVRLDAARVVLWHNHPCGDPRLSEEDRALTKHCRECLRFLGIELAGHYVLAGGAFWGEEDGPPVL, from the coding sequence ATGCGGATTCGCCAGCTTCTTCCCCAGGACCGCCCCCGGGAGCGCCTCCTGGCCGAGGGGGCCTCGAACCTCTCCGCCCCGGAGCTCTTGGCGGTGCTTCTGCGCACCGGGACTCGGGATCGGGACGCCCTGCAGACCGGAGCAGCTCTCCTGGAGACCTACGGGGGGCTTCGGGGACTGGCCCGCATCCCCGCCGGAGAGCTGACGGGTTTCTCCGGCCTGGGACCCGCCAAGGCCGCGGTGCTGTGCGCCGCCCTGGAGCTGGGCTGCCGCCTCAGACGGGAGGAACGGGAGCCCGAGACGTCCTGGCGGGATCGGTTGCGCGACCGGGCCCTGCGCGTGGAGGAGGAAGAACGGGAGTGGGTGGGGGCCCTGTTCCTGGACCCCAAGGAACGTTGTCTGGACGAACAGGTGGTCTCCTACGGCGGCCTCGACGGGGCCTTCGTGGACCTGCGTTTCCTCTGGCGGCGGGCGGTGCGCCTGGACGCGGCCCGGGTGGTGCTGTGGCACAACCACCCCTGCGGGGATCCCCGGCTCAGCGAGGAGGACCGGGCCCTGACGAAGCACTGCAGGGAGTGCCTCCGGTTTCTGGGGATCGAGCTTGCGGGGCACTATGTCCTGGCGGGAGGGGCGTTCTGGGGAGAGGAGGACGGTCCCCCCGTCTTGTGA
- a CDS encoding DHH family phosphoesterase has protein sequence MILAHAPEEIRVHQVDEATCLLARRLGLSPFLVGLLRLQDPEFGSASEGLPGWLSPDLEGLLRALPLTPSERKARELFEALPPGGRAVVYGDYDVDGLTSTTLALELLLLRGASVRYFIPHRFNQGYGFHESVVRTIASRGCDLLVVVDCGTKDLEAVREARRAGIPVAIFDHHQAGEVLPEDAVLVNPHAEPASSPAARQLCAAGVLWAWASRTEAAPREWLEERLDLVCLATLADCVSLKNPLNRSLVRRGLQVLRSAPRRGLRLLLEKLDLQAPKVDEEDLTMKVIPCLNAAGRLDLAEQAVRLLHPGDEPLDPLVRNLVDLNQKRRFLSGQVHRDARGDGDHHVHQGNDWPVGVLSSVASRLCSERGRPVALVAPTGTQLRGTLRMPEGGGGDAVAVLQELSSDLAAWGGHRQAAGFAVEPGLWGKVRPRLEQLLRDVPLLSEPLHVLAWPLEALTPEAWAEAEVLRPFGMGNPSPLFLDAGGAIPSVQPLGKTGKVFKVLLGRCELVAFDEERLLERVIPQGWIYRPRQEVWRGRRQLRLYLERIVQGAPVGSAAGGCVG, from the coding sequence TTGATCCTCGCCCACGCCCCGGAGGAAATCCGGGTCCACCAGGTGGATGAGGCGACGTGCCTCCTGGCCCGTCGCCTCGGTCTTTCTCCCTTCCTCGTCGGACTCCTTCGCCTGCAGGACCCCGAGTTCGGGAGCGCTTCGGAGGGGCTCCCCGGCTGGCTGTCCCCGGACCTGGAAGGGCTGCTGCGTGCCCTGCCCCTGACCCCCTCGGAACGGAAGGCTCGGGAACTCTTCGAGGCGCTGCCTCCGGGAGGACGGGCGGTGGTCTACGGGGACTACGACGTGGACGGCCTGACCTCCACCACCCTGGCCCTGGAGCTGTTGCTCCTGCGGGGTGCCTCGGTGCGCTACTTCATCCCCCATCGCTTCAACCAGGGATACGGGTTCCACGAGTCGGTGGTGCGCACCATCGCCAGTCGGGGGTGCGATCTCCTGGTGGTGGTGGACTGCGGCACCAAGGATTTGGAGGCGGTGCGGGAAGCCCGAAGGGCGGGCATTCCCGTGGCCATCTTCGACCACCACCAGGCCGGGGAAGTGCTGCCGGAGGATGCGGTCCTGGTGAACCCCCACGCGGAGCCGGCATCCTCCCCCGCCGCTCGCCAGCTGTGCGCCGCGGGGGTGTTGTGGGCCTGGGCCTCCCGGACCGAGGCGGCTCCTCGGGAGTGGTTGGAGGAGAGGCTGGACCTGGTCTGTCTGGCGACCCTGGCGGACTGCGTCAGCCTGAAGAACCCCCTGAACCGAAGCCTGGTCCGGAGGGGGCTTCAGGTCCTTCGTTCCGCCCCCAGGCGAGGGCTTCGCCTGCTGCTGGAGAAGTTGGATCTCCAGGCCCCGAAGGTGGACGAGGAGGACCTGACCATGAAGGTGATCCCCTGCCTCAATGCCGCAGGCAGGCTGGACCTGGCGGAGCAGGCGGTTCGTCTCCTCCATCCCGGGGACGAGCCACTGGACCCCTTGGTGCGGAACCTGGTAGACCTGAACCAGAAGCGCCGCTTCCTCTCCGGGCAGGTGCACCGGGATGCCCGAGGAGACGGGGACCACCACGTCCACCAGGGAAACGACTGGCCCGTAGGGGTCTTGAGCAGCGTGGCCAGCCGCCTGTGCAGCGAACGGGGGCGTCCGGTGGCCCTGGTGGCCCCCACGGGGACGCAGCTTCGGGGGACCCTGCGGATGCCCGAGGGCGGGGGTGGGGATGCGGTGGCGGTCCTCCAGGAACTGTCCTCGGATCTGGCGGCATGGGGAGGGCACCGGCAGGCGGCGGGTTTTGCCGTGGAACCGGGGCTTTGGGGGAAGGTCCGTCCCCGGTTGGAGCAGCTTCTCCGGGACGTTCCCCTCCTTTCTGAGCCCTTGCACGTCCTGGCCTGGCCCCTGGAGGCATTGACGCCGGAAGCGTGGGCGGAGGCGGAGGTGCTGCGCCCCTTCGGCATGGGCAACCCCTCCCCGCTCTTCCTGGATGCGGGGGGCGCGATCCCCTCGGTGCAGCCCCTGGGCAAGACGGGCAAGGTGTTCAAGGTCCTCCTGGGGCGCTGTGAACTGGTGGCCTTCGATGAGGAGCGGCTTCTGGAGCGGGTGATCCCCCAGGGGTGGATCTACCGCCCCAGGCAGGAGGTCTGGCGTGGGCGCAGGCAGCTTCGTCTCTACCTGGAGCGGATCGTCCAGGGAGCCCCCGTCGGAAGCGCTGCGGGGGGGTGTGTCGGATGA